A single Tenacibaculum sp. 190524A02b DNA region contains:
- a CDS encoding HAD family hydrolase, whose translation MKKKNLIVFDIDGTLTDSVKIHQKAFTEMLYKIGVSRINSEFKTFKHHTDSFIAKEIYETDKGDVFSKSKIIEFEQGLTEKISAEKIEEIKGAQELINTIEKNTEFGICFATGSLLRPAKHKLNSIKIDYNEELLIASDEIYSREEIVLTAIHRAKEFYNVEKFDRIISVGDGLWDLLTAKNLNLEFIGIGLKNKKVLIDNGAELVLNDLREFEIK comes from the coding sequence GTGAAAAAAAAGAATTTAATAGTATTTGATATTGATGGAACTTTAACTGATAGTGTGAAGATTCATCAAAAAGCTTTTACTGAAATGTTATACAAAATTGGTGTGAGTAGAATAAATTCTGAATTCAAAACTTTCAAACATCACACTGATTCTTTTATTGCAAAAGAAATATACGAAACTGATAAAGGTGATGTTTTTTCAAAATCAAAAATAATTGAATTCGAACAAGGGTTGACTGAAAAAATTTCGGCAGAAAAAATAGAAGAAATAAAAGGAGCTCAAGAGTTAATTAATACTATAGAAAAAAACACAGAATTTGGAATTTGCTTTGCTACAGGTTCACTTTTAAGACCTGCAAAACACAAACTAAATTCTATAAAGATTGATTATAACGAAGAGTTATTAATTGCATCAGACGAAATCTATAGTAGAGAAGAGATCGTTTTAACCGCAATCCATAGAGCAAAAGAGTTTTACAACGTTGAAAAATTTGATAGAATTATTTCTGTTGGAGATGGATTATGGGACTTATTAACTGCTAAAAATCTAAATTTAGAATTTATTGGTATTGGATTGAAAAACAAAAAAGTATTAATTGATAATGGAGCCGAATTAGTTCTTAATGATTTAAGAGAATTTGAAATAAAATAA
- a CDS encoding serine hydrolase codes for MNRFIILIFSVTILGCNSTKKQEAQSFKKYTTTIDSLMQYSFEKGIFNGNILVTRNDSLVYQKSFGYTDGTVKNKLTKESIFNPGSIAKEFVAVSILMLVEKGELSLNDNLSKFDLGLPDWSTKVTIKHLLNYVAGLPQIDYANVKNDDDILEDLQQLPGLLFEPGTNYNYNNNSIFLQKIIIESVTKNTFKAFVNKYITTPLKMNHSAFDIDFDYPNRTRSFNVHKENAREFYPSTGWLWVTIDDLNKWITALRHNTLITDASFKTISVNQFFQEKGSILGSYDAKKALHLHGGQSYQFEAAFMSELKDDLSILLMSNNKNQSFNIIKSVHNIMKGKLFSLPKKSIYRQIRRTCHKNVNEGVKLYHKLKQNDYELYNFDDPNALNSLGYDLLSKKKINESIIIFKLAVSEFPKDANLYDSLGEAYCTQKQYSIALENYKKSLELNAKNTNAEKMIKKIKALAK; via the coding sequence ATGAACAGATTTATTATTCTCATTTTTTCTGTAACCATTCTAGGATGTAACTCCACAAAAAAACAAGAGGCACAATCCTTTAAAAAGTATACCACAACTATAGACTCACTAATGCAATACAGTTTTGAAAAAGGTATTTTTAATGGTAATATTTTAGTTACTAGAAATGACTCATTAGTATATCAAAAATCGTTTGGTTACACAGATGGTACAGTGAAAAACAAACTCACTAAAGAATCTATTTTTAATCCAGGTTCAATTGCTAAAGAGTTTGTTGCAGTTTCTATATTGATGTTAGTAGAAAAAGGCGAGTTAAGTTTAAACGACAACTTATCGAAATTTGATTTAGGACTCCCAGATTGGTCAACAAAAGTAACTATTAAACACCTACTAAACTATGTTGCTGGGCTTCCTCAAATTGATTATGCCAATGTAAAAAATGATGACGATATTTTAGAGGATTTACAACAATTACCTGGTTTATTATTTGAACCAGGAACCAATTATAATTATAACAACAATAGTATTTTTCTTCAAAAAATAATTATTGAAAGCGTTACAAAAAACACGTTTAAAGCATTTGTAAACAAATACATTACCACTCCTTTAAAAATGAACCACTCTGCTTTTGATATAGATTTTGATTATCCAAATAGAACACGAAGCTTTAATGTTCATAAAGAAAACGCTAGAGAATTTTACCCAAGCACAGGTTGGTTATGGGTAACAATTGATGATTTAAACAAATGGATAACAGCCTTACGTCACAATACATTAATTACAGACGCATCATTTAAAACAATTTCTGTGAATCAATTTTTCCAAGAAAAAGGTTCTATTTTAGGTTCTTATGATGCTAAAAAGGCACTGCATCTTCATGGTGGACAATCTTATCAATTTGAAGCTGCTTTTATGAGTGAATTAAAGGACGACTTGAGTATTTTATTAATGTCTAACAATAAAAATCAATCCTTTAATATTATTAAATCTGTGCATAATATCATGAAAGGAAAATTGTTTAGTTTACCTAAAAAATCTATTTACAGACAAATTCGTAGAACCTGTCATAAAAATGTTAATGAAGGTGTTAAGCTCTACCATAAACTAAAACAAAATGATTATGAGCTTTATAATTTTGATGATCCAAATGCACTCAATAGTTTAGGTTATGATTTATTATCGAAAAAAAAGATAAACGAAAGTATAATCATATTTAAATTAGCCGTTTCAGAATTTCCAAAAGATGCTAATTTATATGACAGTTTAGGCGAAGCGTATTGTACCCAAAAACAATACAGTATAGCTTTAGAAAATTATAAAAAATCATTAGAGTTAAATGCTAAAAATACCAATGCTGAAAAAATGATTAAAAAAATAAAAGCTTTAGCTAAATAA
- a CDS encoding endonuclease V produces MILAFDTYYYEDKAKTVGIAFNHWQDEVETTIYEETLSDIAPYVSGEFYKRELPCIMSLLNKIDLTNCQAIIIDGFVVLDDTDKLGLGGYLYEKLHKEIPIIGVAKNNFANLNNLKRAILRGESKKPLYINAKGVDLDIAATNITSMFGKYRIPDLLKKVDSLGRMV; encoded by the coding sequence TTGATATTAGCATTTGACACTTATTACTATGAAGACAAGGCTAAAACAGTTGGCATAGCATTTAACCATTGGCAAGATGAAGTAGAAACAACTATATATGAGGAAACCCTTAGTGATATTGCTCCTTATGTATCTGGGGAGTTTTACAAAAGAGAATTACCTTGTATTATGAGTCTTCTAAACAAAATTGACCTAACCAACTGTCAAGCTATTATAATAGACGGTTTTGTAGTACTAGATGATACTGATAAATTAGGTTTGGGTGGTTATTTATATGAGAAGTTACACAAAGAAATTCCTATTATTGGTGTTGCTAAAAATAATTTTGCAAATCTTAACAATCTTAAACGTGCTATATTAAGAGGCGAAAGTAAAAAGCCTTTATACATTAACGCTAAAGGTGTAGATTTAGATATTGCTGCAACTAATATTACAAGTATGTTTGGCAAATACAGAATTCCTGATCTTCTTAAAAAAGTAGATAGTTTGGGGAGAATGGTTTAA
- a CDS encoding potassium channel family protein, whose amino-acid sequence MNTKQKLVFFIIIIAIYNVLVYSLFHIESNHADTNIHNLPDAYWYSIVTLTTVGYGDFFPVTFWGRFIGILFVLGSLGVLGYIVTELSLKISEYLKKREMGYFGTDMNNHCIIIGWNTFSKQVAEQIIKAKENLAIVVDNEIDLKSIKQLYSDDNCFVLLTSLNDYKNLEKVNIKNSRRVYISFENDTDTLVYTISLKKRFERIHCVVAIENIELKASFNYLGVQFIIPKKEIVSKFIASYIFEPNVALLTEDLISTSNDKSNLDICETKLTTQHQYVNTNYLDTFINLKEKHGITLVALSRNDELIKNPENDLTLQENDILVYIANGENKQVLN is encoded by the coding sequence ATGAATACTAAGCAAAAACTAGTATTTTTCATTATAATTATTGCTATCTATAATGTATTAGTCTATAGTTTATTTCATATTGAGTCCAATCATGCAGATACCAATATCCATAATCTTCCGGATGCTTATTGGTATTCTATAGTAACATTAACCACTGTTGGTTACGGAGACTTCTTCCCTGTTACTTTTTGGGGTAGATTTATTGGAATTTTATTTGTACTAGGAAGCCTAGGTGTACTAGGTTATATTGTTACAGAACTAAGCTTAAAAATATCAGAATACTTAAAAAAAAGAGAAATGGGATACTTTGGAACAGACATGAACAATCATTGTATAATTATTGGATGGAATACGTTCTCCAAACAAGTAGCAGAGCAAATTATTAAAGCTAAGGAAAATTTGGCTATTGTAGTAGATAATGAAATTGATCTTAAATCTATTAAACAATTGTATTCTGATGATAATTGTTTTGTACTCTTAACAAGCCTCAACGATTATAAAAACCTAGAAAAAGTAAATATCAAAAACTCCAGAAGGGTTTATATTAGTTTTGAAAATGATACCGACACACTGGTTTACACCATTAGTCTAAAAAAACGATTTGAACGTATTCACTGTGTTGTAGCTATCGAAAACATTGAACTAAAGGCTTCTTTTAATTATCTAGGTGTTCAGTTTATTATCCCTAAAAAAGAAATTGTATCTAAATTTATTGCTAGTTATATTTTTGAACCCAATGTAGCTTTACTTACTGAAGATTTAATTTCAACTTCTAATGATAAAAGTAATTTAGATATTTGTGAAACAAAGCTTACAACACAACACCAATATGTAAATACCAACTATTTAGATACCTTTATTAATTTAAAAGAAAAGCACGGAATTACACTAGTTGCGCTGAGTAGAAATGATGAGCTTATAAAAAACCCTGAAAACGACTTAACGCTTCAAGAAAATGATATATTGGTTTATATTGCTAATGGAGAAAACAAACAGGTATTAAACTAG
- a CDS encoding S-adenosylmethionine decarboxylase family protein, with protein sequence MNTTYKHIQPNIYNLQEWISETNPEVLKTTFEKILKQSKFTILAFNEHYFEQQGYTCFWLLGESHLAIHTFPESKKTYIELSSCNQEKLQIFKNLMQA encoded by the coding sequence ATGAATACTACCTACAAACATATACAGCCTAATATATATAATTTACAAGAATGGATTTCAGAAACCAATCCTGAAGTTTTAAAAACTACTTTTGAAAAGATTTTAAAACAAAGTAAGTTTACCATTTTAGCTTTTAATGAACATTACTTTGAACAACAAGGTTATACTTGTTTTTGGTTATTGGGCGAAAGTCATTTAGCTATCCACACCTTTCCAGAAAGTAAGAAAACATATATAGAACTAAGTAGCTGTAATCAAGAAAAATTGCAAATTTTTAAAAACTTGATGCAAGCATGA
- a CDS encoding polyamine aminopropyltransferase, whose product MEYIKNNSFVLKSAIFATGFAGIVAEYVLSTLATYFIGNSVFQWTMIVSLMLFCMGLGSRLSQYFNKNLIRNFLLLELALSLIVAFSSVLVYTLAAVSSYYDVVIYFLSMLVGLLIGLEIPLVVRINKEYEDLKTNISSILEKDYYGSLLGGVFFAFIGLPILGLTYTPFILGFINFLVACLVYYRFKGKMLPAQTKAMLVMIGAVLVTLTMGMRFTDTIITWGEQKKYKDKVVYSAQSKYQKIVLTEWKNENWLYLNGNLQFCSIDEEMYHEPLVHPIMQVHPNPQKVLILGGGDGCAVRELLKYPSVDKIDMVDLDPNMTDLGKNNPILININEGSMNSEKLTIYNKDAYVHLEQDNRSFYDVIIIDLPDPRSVELGRLYSHEFYTLCKRKLRPNGLIITQSGSPYFATKAFHCIDKTLQSAGFTTVPMHNQIISMGEWGWIIGTKNKNISKEQLKQRLQNIDFSNISTKWISKEAMLLVTSFGKKDFFKIDMNEIEVNKIQNPVLYQYYLKGNWDLY is encoded by the coding sequence ATGGAGTATATAAAAAACAATTCATTTGTATTAAAATCGGCAATATTTGCTACGGGTTTTGCTGGTATTGTAGCAGAATATGTACTCTCTACCTTAGCCACTTACTTTATTGGAAACTCGGTTTTTCAATGGACTATGATTGTTTCTCTTATGCTTTTTTGCATGGGATTAGGCAGTAGGCTTAGTCAGTATTTTAACAAAAACCTTATTAGAAACTTTCTACTATTAGAACTAGCCCTATCCTTAATCGTGGCTTTCTCTTCTGTTTTAGTATATACCCTAGCCGCCGTATCTTCTTATTACGATGTGGTTATTTATTTTTTAAGTATGCTAGTAGGTTTACTTATAGGACTAGAAATACCCTTGGTAGTTAGAATTAATAAAGAGTATGAAGATTTAAAAACCAACATCTCCTCTATTTTAGAAAAAGACTATTACGGTAGTTTATTAGGTGGTGTATTTTTTGCTTTTATCGGGCTTCCTATACTTGGACTTACCTATACACCATTTATTTTAGGTTTTATTAACTTTTTAGTAGCCTGTTTGGTCTATTATCGTTTTAAAGGTAAAATGCTACCTGCACAAACCAAGGCAATGTTGGTAATGATAGGCGCTGTTTTAGTTACCCTTACTATGGGAATGCGTTTTACGGATACTATTATTACTTGGGGCGAACAAAAGAAATACAAAGACAAAGTAGTCTATTCTGCCCAAAGCAAATACCAAAAAATAGTACTAACAGAGTGGAAAAATGAAAATTGGTTGTATTTAAATGGTAATTTACAGTTTTGTTCTATTGATGAAGAAATGTATCACGAGCCTTTGGTACACCCTATTATGCAAGTACATCCTAACCCACAAAAAGTATTAATTCTAGGAGGCGGTGATGGGTGCGCAGTAAGGGAGTTACTAAAATATCCTTCTGTTGACAAGATTGACATGGTAGATTTAGATCCAAACATGACGGATTTAGGAAAAAATAACCCTATACTTATCAATATTAATGAAGGCTCTATGAATAGTGAAAAACTTACCATTTATAATAAAGATGCTTATGTCCATTTAGAACAAGACAATCGTTCTTTTTATGATGTGATTATTATTGACCTTCCCGACCCAAGAAGTGTAGAGTTAGGCAGACTGTATTCACATGAGTTTTATACACTTTGTAAACGTAAGTTACGCCCTAACGGACTTATTATTACCCAATCTGGCAGCCCTTACTTTGCCACAAAAGCTTTTCATTGTATTGATAAAACATTGCAATCTGCTGGTTTTACTACTGTTCCAATGCACAATCAAATAATATCTATGGGAGAATGGGGATGGATTATCGGTACTAAGAATAAAAACATCTCAAAAGAACAACTAAAACAACGTTTACAAAATATAGACTTTAGTAATATTAGTACTAAATGGATTAGTAAGGAAGCCATGTTGTTAGTGACCTCTTTTGGTAAAAAAGATTTTTTTAAAATTGACATGAATGAAATAGAAGTTAACAAAATTCAAAATCCAGTTTTGTATCAGTACTACTTAAAAGGGAATTGGGATTTATACTAA
- a CDS encoding DUF350 domain-containing protein, whose protein sequence is MKNLTEYIDINSFAHSLGYVLTAFLIFYVGKLIYKLLNPKINIVNELVHKDNFAFILSYVGYFVGLIIVLGGAIVGESAGFYTDLFHIGLYGIIGVVLLQVSIIISNKLILPNFDIKKEIIKDQNEGTGVIEACIYIANALLLHGALIGEATSLQEGILTFISYWAIGNIMLVIAAKIFTLWIRFDVHDHIEKDNIAVGVSFGGAILAIGIVIMNALIDPFIDWTTTLIDVTLQTILGIILLPIMRFLTDKILLPGRSLTDEIINQEKPNIGAGLIEAFAYVGSAILITWSI, encoded by the coding sequence ATGAAAAATCTAACCGAATATATAGATATTAACAGCTTTGCACATTCCTTAGGTTATGTACTTACCGCTTTTCTTATTTTTTATGTAGGCAAACTAATTTACAAACTACTAAACCCCAAAATCAACATCGTTAATGAGCTTGTTCATAAAGACAATTTTGCTTTTATCCTTTCGTATGTTGGCTATTTTGTTGGTTTAATCATAGTACTTGGCGGTGCTATTGTAGGAGAAAGTGCTGGTTTTTATACCGATTTATTTCACATTGGTTTATATGGAATTATAGGCGTTGTGTTACTACAAGTTTCCATTATTATTAGTAATAAACTAATCTTACCTAATTTCGATATAAAAAAAGAAATTATTAAAGATCAAAATGAAGGTACTGGCGTTATAGAAGCTTGTATTTATATAGCCAATGCTTTATTGCTTCATGGTGCACTTATTGGCGAAGCTACCAGTTTACAAGAAGGCATTCTTACTTTTATTAGCTATTGGGCTATTGGAAATATAATGCTTGTTATAGCAGCAAAAATATTCACGCTTTGGATTCGTTTTGATGTTCACGATCATATTGAAAAGGATAATATTGCCGTTGGTGTAAGCTTTGGCGGTGCTATACTTGCTATTGGTATTGTAATTATGAATGCTTTAATAGATCCTTTTATAGATTGGACTACCACGCTTATTGATGTTACCCTGCAAACTATTTTAGGAATTATACTACTTCCTATTATGCGCTTTTTAACAGACAAAATACTATTACCGGGTAGAAGCTTAACAGATGAAATTATCAATCAAGAAAAACCAAACATTGGTGCTGGATTAATAGAAGCCTTTGCCTATGTTGGTTCTGCTATTTTGATTACATGGAGTATATAA
- a CDS encoding DUF4178 domain-containing protein, translated as MGFFDLFKSNKNKEEKHYDPTNIKVTDLEKGYLLDYDLETWTVKKMSEYDWGNNFFTREFTIESKGKIRFLHIEDDNELIITLSEELKYRKLNPTVIEYIEHNGKPPKQITHQNITYYLDEESPGYYRNVENENWEELISFDYLDDNEEKCLTIEQWGDNDFEVTFGNIIKPFEISNILPSYNE; from the coding sequence ATGGGATTTTTTGACCTTTTTAAAAGCAATAAAAATAAAGAAGAGAAGCACTACGACCCTACAAATATTAAAGTAACCGATCTTGAAAAAGGGTATTTACTAGATTATGACCTAGAAACTTGGACTGTAAAAAAAATGTCTGAATATGATTGGGGCAATAATTTCTTTACAAGAGAATTCACAATAGAATCTAAAGGAAAGATACGGTTTCTACATATTGAAGATGATAATGAGTTAATTATTACGCTTTCAGAAGAACTAAAATACAGAAAGTTAAATCCTACGGTTATTGAATACATTGAGCATAATGGAAAACCACCTAAGCAAATTACCCATCAAAATATTACTTATTATTTAGACGAAGAATCTCCTGGGTATTACAGAAATGTAGAAAATGAAAATTGGGAAGAGCTTATTTCTTTTGACTATTTAGATGATAATGAAGAAAAATGTTTAACCATAGAACAATGGGGAGATAATGATTTTGAAGTTACTTTTGGTAACATTATCAAACCTTTTGAAATTAGCAATATTTTACCTTCATACAACGAATAA